In Burkholderiales bacterium, the following are encoded in one genomic region:
- a CDS encoding cbb3-type cytochrome c oxidase subunit I produces the protein MTAATAPDRGRATAVRSDAVPDSGRYTIDVPHDARAALATGWFALGVGALAASGLLAVFLALARTPGVGRFLPAGDFFRTVLVAHVDLSVLVWFVAFAGTIWSLNSTTRGIVAGRIALSLGAIGAMLIAVAPFLDPAAPIMANYIPVIDGPVFLAGLATFGAGATLLVLRGLSASPLVGVRLDGSGALRFGINASLVAGAVAILAFAWSIAAVPPSLEPRAWYELAFWGGGHVLQFAWTLLLLVAWLVLADAADVRVPISPRVVALLFGIQLVAVFATTIVYLAWDVTSVEHHRMQTWLMRIGGTLAIPVVAAAIAVGLARRLRAAPMAAEARPLVAALVVSMVLFGAGGVIGFLIRGSDVRIPAHYHGAIVGVTIAMMGLAYWLLPRLGAAPPRPRLAVWQSVLYGAGQLMHVTGLLWSGGYGVQRKVAGGEQVLRSAGEIAGMGLMGAGGLVAVAGGVLFIVVVALAVRDRKRPA, from the coding sequence TCCGACGCCGTCCCCGACTCCGGCCGCTACACGATCGACGTCCCGCACGACGCACGCGCGGCGCTCGCGACCGGATGGTTCGCGCTCGGGGTGGGCGCGCTCGCCGCGTCGGGCCTCCTCGCCGTCTTCCTCGCCCTCGCGCGCACGCCGGGTGTCGGCCGCTTCCTGCCTGCGGGCGATTTCTTCCGCACCGTGCTGGTCGCGCACGTCGACCTCTCGGTGCTCGTCTGGTTCGTCGCGTTCGCCGGCACGATCTGGAGCCTCAACAGCACCACGCGCGGGATCGTCGCCGGCCGCATCGCGCTCTCGCTGGGCGCGATCGGCGCCATGCTGATCGCCGTCGCGCCGTTCCTCGATCCCGCCGCCCCGATCATGGCGAACTACATCCCGGTGATCGACGGCCCGGTGTTCCTCGCCGGACTCGCGACCTTCGGAGCCGGCGCGACGCTGCTGGTGCTGCGGGGACTGTCGGCCTCGCCGCTCGTGGGCGTGCGCCTCGACGGGTCCGGCGCGCTCCGCTTCGGCATCAATGCGTCGCTCGTCGCGGGCGCGGTGGCGATCCTCGCGTTCGCGTGGTCGATCGCCGCGGTGCCGCCCTCGCTCGAACCGCGCGCGTGGTACGAACTCGCGTTCTGGGGCGGCGGCCACGTGCTGCAGTTCGCGTGGACGCTCCTGCTGCTCGTCGCCTGGCTCGTGCTCGCGGATGCCGCCGATGTCCGCGTGCCGATCTCGCCGCGCGTCGTCGCGCTCCTGTTCGGGATCCAGCTCGTCGCGGTCTTCGCGACGACGATCGTCTACCTCGCCTGGGACGTCACGTCGGTCGAGCATCACCGGATGCAGACCTGGCTGATGCGGATCGGCGGCACGCTCGCGATTCCGGTGGTCGCCGCCGCGATCGCGGTGGGTCTCGCGCGGCGCCTTCGTGCCGCCCCGATGGCCGCGGAGGCGAGGCCGCTCGTCGCCGCGCTCGTCGTGTCGATGGTCCTGTTCGGCGCCGGCGGCGTCATCGGCTTCCTGATCCGCGGCAGCGACGTCCGCATCCCGGCGCACTACCACGGCGCGATCGTCGGCGTCACGATCGCGATGATGGGGCTCGCGTACTGGCTGCTGCCGCGGCTCGGCGCCGCGCCGCCGCGTCCGCGGCTCGCGGTGTGGCAATCGGTGCTCTACGGCGCCGGGCAGCTGATGCACGTCACCGGGCTCCTCTGGTCGGGCGGCTACGGCGTGCAGCGCAAGGTCGCAGGCGGCGAACAGGTGCTGCGCTCGGCCGGCGAGATCGCCGGGATGGGGCTCATGGGCGCGGGCGGACTCGTCGCGGTCGCGGGCGGCGTGCTGTTCATCGTCGTCGTCGCGCTCGCGGTGCGCGACCGGAAGCGCCCCGCGTGA
- a CDS encoding COX15/CtaA family protein, with product MNGVVLARRLAIGAAGAVFMVIVASAWLRHSLAGLMCADWPACYGVVDPPQAIPGAFFARLVHRFAASAALIMAALIPFLALRARSGFDAERRLAWLALAIALGLAALGIATPGARVPAIALGNLVGGFALLATLVVLAVRIAGIRSSGSTTLALIALLVVFAQVATGGMIGAQYALTSCPAAFDCPGADLASVAGSGALDPLRRIEVVAGRVRPPDGAAALVVLHRLLAIAALATSFAAAWSLRRQRALAGATVLTALGAAVSGAAAAFAQPSLPATLAHNAFAAFLVAALAAAVFRRRSG from the coding sequence GTGAACGGCGTCGTCCTCGCGCGGCGGCTCGCGATCGGCGCGGCCGGCGCGGTGTTCATGGTGATCGTCGCGAGCGCGTGGCTGCGGCATTCGCTCGCCGGCCTCATGTGCGCCGACTGGCCTGCATGCTATGGCGTCGTCGATCCGCCGCAGGCGATCCCCGGGGCGTTCTTCGCGCGGCTCGTCCACCGCTTCGCGGCGTCCGCCGCGCTCATCATGGCCGCGCTCATCCCGTTCCTGGCGCTGCGTGCGCGGAGCGGGTTCGACGCCGAGCGGAGGCTGGCGTGGCTCGCGCTCGCGATCGCGCTCGGCCTCGCCGCACTGGGCATCGCGACGCCCGGCGCGCGCGTGCCGGCGATCGCGCTCGGCAATCTCGTCGGCGGCTTCGCGCTCCTCGCGACGCTCGTCGTACTCGCGGTGCGGATCGCCGGCATCCGGTCGTCCGGGAGCACGACGCTCGCGCTCATCGCGCTCCTCGTCGTCTTCGCACAAGTCGCGACCGGCGGCATGATCGGCGCGCAGTACGCGCTCACCTCCTGTCCGGCGGCGTTCGATTGCCCGGGCGCCGATCTCGCCTCGGTCGCGGGGTCGGGCGCGCTCGATCCGCTGCGGCGGATCGAGGTGGTCGCGGGACGCGTCCGCCCGCCCGACGGCGCCGCGGCGCTCGTGGTGCTCCATCGCCTGCTCGCGATCGCCGCGCTCGCGACTTCGTTCGCGGCCGCGTGGTCGTTGCGCAGGCAGCGCGCGCTCGCCGGCGCGACGGTCCTGACGGCGCTCGGCGCGGCCGTGTCGGGGGCGGCGGCGGCCTTCGCGCAGCCCTCGCTCCCCGCCACGCTCGCGCACAACGCGTTCGCCGCGTTCCTCGTCGCCGCGCTCGCCGCGGCCGTGTTCCGCCGCCGTTCCGGTTGA
- a CDS encoding DUF4440 domain-containing protein — MAARKPEDVHALFGRHFAAGDMDALLSLYEPTAILVPQPGKVARGPSAIRESLSAFLAMKGTFRFESIRTLQADDIAVVFARWTLDAKAPDGSPIHLAGETSDVIRRQPDGCWLLAIDSPFGSAGAP; from the coding sequence ATGGCCGCACGCAAGCCCGAGGACGTCCACGCATTGTTCGGCCGGCACTTCGCCGCCGGTGACATGGACGCGCTTCTGTCGCTCTACGAGCCCACGGCGATTCTCGTCCCGCAGCCGGGCAAGGTCGCGCGCGGGCCTTCGGCGATCCGCGAGTCGCTCTCGGCGTTCCTCGCGATGAAGGGCACGTTCCGCTTCGAGTCGATCCGGACGCTGCAGGCCGACGACATCGCGGTCGTCTTCGCGCGCTGGACGCTCGACGCGAAGGCGCCCGACGGCAGCCCGATCCACCTCGCGGGCGAAACCTCCGACGTCATCCGCCGCCAGCCGGATGGCTGCTGGCTCCTCGCGATCGACAGCCCCTTCGGTTCGGCCGGCGCTCCCTGA
- a CDS encoding anaerobic ribonucleoside-triphosphate reductase activating protein, with the protein MPVGGLVPFTAVDFPGKLSAVLFLQGCPWRCGYCHNPHLQPSRGEHEIAFDAILRWLDGRRGLLDAVVFSGGEPTAHAGLHDAIGEVRDRGFAIGLHTGGAYPRRLAEVLPLVDWIGFDAKAPSGGYAAVTGVAGSDAAATESLRRVVDSGVAHEIRTTVHPSLVPDDALLRLADELAALFVRQWVLQPFRPTGCADTALVAAAPRGARIDAALLAQLRLRVPDTTVRA; encoded by the coding sequence CTGCCGGTCGGCGGGCTCGTGCCGTTCACGGCGGTCGATTTCCCTGGAAAGCTTTCGGCCGTTCTCTTTCTGCAGGGATGTCCGTGGCGCTGCGGGTACTGCCACAACCCGCACCTGCAGCCTTCGCGCGGCGAACACGAGATCGCCTTCGACGCGATCCTGCGCTGGCTCGACGGGCGACGGGGCCTCCTCGATGCGGTCGTGTTCTCGGGCGGCGAACCGACGGCGCACGCTGGCCTGCACGACGCGATCGGCGAGGTGCGCGATCGGGGATTCGCGATCGGGCTGCACACCGGCGGAGCGTACCCGCGCCGGCTGGCCGAGGTCCTGCCGCTCGTCGACTGGATCGGCTTCGATGCGAAGGCGCCTTCGGGCGGATACGCGGCGGTCACCGGCGTCGCCGGCAGCGATGCCGCGGCGACGGAGAGCCTGCGGCGCGTCGTCGATTCCGGCGTCGCGCACGAGATCCGCACGACCGTGCATCCGTCGCTCGTGCCGGACGATGCGCTGCTGCGACTCGCCGATGAACTCGCCGCGCTGTTCGTGCGGCAATGGGTGCTGCAGCCGTTCCGTCCGACCGGCTGCGCCGACACCGCGCTCGTCGCCGCGGCACCGCGCGGCGCGCGCATCGACGCGGCGCTCCTCGCGCAATTGCGCCTTCGGGTACCGGACACCACCGTGCGCGCGTAG
- a CDS encoding ribonucleoside triphosphate reductase: MSAPTGAAAAASPQAIVKRDGRRVAFDASKIASAIERAGAATGQFRADEAARLTTLVVRAVTAHDAGGTPGIETIQDAVERTLVAEGWFETARAYIVHRERHARLREDKRTIVDVAASIDEYLEQRDWRVNANANQGYSLGGLILNVSGKVVANYWLSHVYSPEIGRAHREGDVHIHDLDMLAGYCAGWSLRRLLFEGLNGVPGKVEAGPPKHMSSAVGQIVNFLGTLQNEWAGAQAFSSFDTYMAPYIRADAMAYDEVKQCIQELIYNLNVPSRWGTQTPFTNLTFDWTCPDDLREQVPVIAGREMPFTYGDLQAEMDMINRAYIEVMTEGDAKGRVFTFPIPTYNVTPDFDWDHPNAELLFAMTAKYGLPYFQNFLNSELKPNMIRSMCCRLQLDLTELLKRGNGLFGSAEQTGSLGVVTVNCARLGYLHAGDEAALYARLDELLGWARDSLEVKRKLIQRLIDQGLFPYTKRWLGTLRNHFSTIGVNGINEMIRNFTRDAEDITTEAGTAFALRLLDHLRERIRGFQEETGHMYNLEATPAEGTTYRFAKEDRKRWPDILQAGTPATPYYTNSSQLPVGFTDDPFEALARQDELQRKYTGGTVLHLYMNERISSAAACKALVRRALERFRLPYLTVTPTFSICPTHGYLAGEHEFCPSCDDERLEEKRRRLAA, encoded by the coding sequence ATGAGCGCACCGACCGGGGCCGCAGCGGCCGCGTCACCGCAGGCCATCGTCAAGCGCGACGGGCGCCGCGTGGCGTTCGACGCCTCGAAGATCGCCTCGGCGATCGAGCGCGCGGGCGCCGCGACCGGGCAGTTTCGCGCCGACGAGGCGGCCCGGCTGACCACGCTCGTCGTTCGGGCCGTCACGGCGCACGATGCCGGCGGCACGCCCGGCATCGAGACGATCCAGGACGCCGTCGAACGGACGCTCGTCGCCGAAGGCTGGTTCGAGACCGCTCGCGCCTACATCGTCCACCGCGAGCGCCACGCGCGCCTGCGCGAGGACAAGCGCACGATCGTCGACGTCGCGGCGTCGATCGACGAGTACCTCGAGCAGCGCGACTGGCGCGTCAACGCGAACGCCAACCAGGGCTACTCGCTCGGCGGGCTGATCCTCAACGTGTCGGGGAAGGTCGTCGCGAACTACTGGCTCTCGCACGTCTACTCGCCGGAGATCGGACGCGCGCACCGCGAGGGCGACGTCCACATCCACGACCTCGACATGCTCGCCGGCTACTGCGCCGGCTGGTCGCTGCGCCGGCTCCTGTTCGAGGGGCTGAACGGCGTGCCGGGCAAGGTCGAGGCGGGCCCCCCGAAGCACATGTCGAGCGCGGTCGGGCAGATCGTGAACTTCCTCGGCACGCTGCAGAACGAGTGGGCCGGCGCGCAGGCGTTCAGCTCGTTCGACACCTACATGGCGCCCTACATCCGCGCCGACGCGATGGCCTACGACGAAGTCAAGCAGTGCATCCAGGAGTTGATCTACAACCTGAACGTGCCGTCGCGCTGGGGCACGCAGACGCCGTTCACCAACCTGACCTTCGACTGGACCTGTCCCGACGACCTGCGCGAGCAGGTGCCGGTGATCGCCGGCCGCGAGATGCCGTTCACCTACGGCGACCTCCAGGCCGAGATGGACATGATCAACCGCGCCTACATCGAGGTGATGACCGAGGGCGACGCGAAGGGGCGCGTGTTCACCTTCCCGATCCCGACCTACAACGTCACGCCGGACTTCGACTGGGACCACCCGAACGCCGAACTGCTGTTCGCGATGACCGCCAAGTACGGGCTGCCGTACTTCCAGAACTTCCTGAACTCCGAGCTGAAGCCGAACATGATCCGCTCGATGTGCTGCCGGCTGCAGCTCGACCTGACCGAGCTCCTGAAGCGCGGCAACGGGCTCTTCGGCAGCGCGGAGCAGACCGGTTCGCTCGGCGTCGTGACCGTCAACTGCGCGCGCCTGGGCTACCTCCACGCCGGCGACGAGGCGGCGCTCTACGCCCGCCTCGACGAGTTGCTCGGCTGGGCGCGCGACAGCCTGGAAGTCAAGCGCAAGCTGATCCAGCGGCTGATCGACCAGGGGCTCTTCCCGTACACGAAGCGCTGGCTCGGGACGCTGCGCAACCACTTCTCGACCATCGGCGTGAACGGCATCAACGAGATGATCCGCAACTTCACGCGCGACGCCGAGGACATCACGACCGAGGCGGGCACCGCGTTCGCGCTGCGCCTGCTCGACCACCTGCGCGAGCGCATCCGCGGCTTCCAGGAGGAGACCGGCCACATGTACAACCTCGAGGCGACGCCGGCCGAGGGGACGACCTACCGGTTCGCGAAGGAGGACCGCAAGCGCTGGCCGGACATCCTGCAGGCGGGCACGCCGGCGACGCCCTACTACACGAACAGCTCGCAGCTTCCGGTCGGCTTCACCGACGACCCGTTCGAGGCGCTCGCGCGCCAGGACGAACTGCAGCGCAAGTACACCGGCGGCACCGTGCTGCACCTGTACATGAACGAGCGGATCTCGTCGGCCGCCGCGTGCAAGGCGCTGGTGCGCCGGGCGCTCGAGCGCTTCCGGCTGCCGTACCTGACCGTGACGCCGACGTTCTCGATCTGCCCGACCCACGGCTATCTCGCCGGCGAGCACGAATTCTGCCCGAGCTGCGACGACGAGCGGCTCGAGGAGAAGCGGCGGCGGCTCGCCGCGTGA
- a CDS encoding copper chaperone PCu(A)C, translating into MHRATATRLFPRLAFAALAFAFAQPALAQVAVHDPWVRGTVPAQKSTGAFMRLEASTDAALVGASSPAAAVVELHEMKHEGGVMRMSAVKRLDLPAGRSVVLEPGGYHVMLMGLKAQAREGDRIPVTLTFEDKAGKRFTIDVQAPVRALTAGAPPAKH; encoded by the coding sequence ATGCATCGCGCTACCGCCACCCGACTCTTCCCCCGCCTCGCGTTCGCCGCGCTGGCTTTCGCGTTCGCGCAGCCTGCACTGGCCCAGGTCGCGGTCCACGACCCCTGGGTCCGGGGCACCGTCCCGGCGCAGAAGTCGACCGGCGCGTTCATGCGGCTCGAGGCGTCCACCGACGCAGCGCTCGTCGGCGCGTCGTCGCCCGCCGCGGCCGTCGTCGAACTCCACGAGATGAAGCACGAGGGCGGAGTGATGCGCATGTCCGCCGTGAAGCGCCTCGACCTTCCCGCCGGCCGGAGCGTCGTGCTGGAACCGGGGGGCTACCACGTGATGCTGATGGGACTGAAGGCGCAGGCGCGCGAAGGCGACAGGATCCCGGTCACGCTCACGTTCGAGGACAAGGCCGGCAAGCGCTTCACGATCGACGTGCAGGCGCCGGTGCGCGCGCTCACCGCCGGCGCGCCGCCGGCGAAGCACTGA
- a CDS encoding cupin domain-containing protein, translated as MTQRIPLQRFDVPGTAYETVIGMAVIAPNVSIGRHVHPGVESGYVIEGSAEMLIDGQPPRLLEAGDSYVIPARTVHDAKAGPEGARVIATYVVEKGQPLASPVD; from the coding sequence TTGACACAGCGGATCCCGCTGCAGCGCTTCGACGTCCCGGGCACCGCCTACGAGACGGTGATCGGCATGGCGGTGATCGCCCCCAACGTGTCGATCGGCCGCCACGTCCATCCGGGGGTGGAGTCGGGCTACGTGATCGAGGGCAGCGCAGAAATGCTGATCGACGGCCAGCCGCCGAGGCTCCTCGAGGCGGGCGACTCCTACGTCATTCCGGCGCGTACGGTGCACGACGCCAAGGCCGGGCCGGAGGGCGCCCGGGTCATCGCGACCTACGTCGTGGAGAAGGGACAGCCCCTCGCGTCCCCGGTCGACTGA
- a CDS encoding mandelate racemase, translating into MTRALRLSARRPARTRRGAAHERGSSPAEEAIVGAAGRLTIRNLAVRAVDVPMRRPLQTSNGSVRTAPLALIDLHTDEGITGRTYLFCYTPLVLKPVCDLLANLGPVLAGCSAAPLEISRLLGARFRLLGTTGVVGMALAGIDMAAWDALAKAGQQPLARALGADPVPVPAYNSCGLGLIGADAAPAEAEALAGAGFAAIKVRLGYPDLATDLAVVRAVRSAIGGGVRLMSDYNQALSVAEAELRVRALADEGLEWIEEPCLAHDYRGYARVRARSTCPIQMGENWWGPGEMAASLDAGASDLGMPDAMKIGGVSGWMQAASLADAAGMPISTHLFPEVSVHLMAATPTRHWLEFVDWASPILAEPLEIRDGMARAREIAGTGIEWNEAAVRGLLAH; encoded by the coding sequence ATGACCCGCGCGTTGCGTTTGTCCGCGCGCCGGCCGGCGCGAACGCGGCGTGGCGCCGCACATGAGCGCGGTTCTTCCCCGGCAGAGGAGGCCATCGTGGGTGCAGCAGGCAGGTTGACCATCCGCAATCTCGCCGTGCGCGCCGTGGACGTGCCGATGCGGCGGCCGCTGCAGACGAGCAACGGCTCCGTCCGCACCGCGCCGCTCGCGCTGATCGACCTGCACACCGACGAAGGCATCACGGGACGGACCTACCTGTTCTGCTACACGCCGCTCGTGCTGAAGCCGGTGTGCGACCTGCTCGCCAACCTTGGGCCGGTGCTCGCCGGGTGTTCCGCGGCGCCGCTCGAGATCAGCCGGCTGCTCGGCGCGCGATTCCGCCTGCTGGGCACGACCGGCGTCGTCGGCATGGCGCTCGCCGGCATCGACATGGCGGCGTGGGACGCGCTCGCGAAGGCCGGGCAACAGCCGCTGGCGCGCGCGCTCGGCGCCGATCCGGTGCCCGTTCCGGCCTACAACAGTTGCGGCCTGGGACTCATCGGCGCCGACGCCGCGCCCGCCGAGGCCGAGGCACTGGCCGGCGCGGGGTTCGCGGCGATCAAGGTGCGCCTTGGGTACCCCGACCTCGCCACTGATCTCGCGGTCGTTCGCGCCGTCCGGTCCGCGATCGGTGGCGGAGTTCGCCTGATGTCGGACTACAACCAGGCGTTGTCGGTCGCCGAGGCCGAACTTCGCGTGCGCGCGCTCGCGGACGAGGGACTCGAATGGATCGAGGAACCGTGCCTCGCGCACGACTACCGCGGCTACGCCCGGGTCCGCGCGCGATCGACCTGTCCGATCCAGATGGGCGAGAACTGGTGGGGGCCGGGCGAGATGGCGGCGAGCCTCGACGCCGGTGCCTCGGATCTCGGCATGCCCGACGCGATGAAGATCGGCGGCGTCAGCGGCTGGATGCAGGCGGCGTCGCTCGCGGACGCCGCGGGCATGCCGATCTCGACGCATTTGTTCCCGGAGGTCAGCGTGCACCTGATGGCCGCGACGCCGACCCGGCACTGGCTGGAGTTCGTCGACTGGGCGTCGCCGATCCTCGCGGAGCCGCTGGAGATCCGCGACGGCATGGCCCGCGCGCGCGAGATCGCGGGGACGGGCATCGAGTGGAACGAAGCCGCCGTCAGAGGGTTGCTCGCGCACTGA
- a CDS encoding VWA domain-containing protein, which produces MLVDFFLHLKSFRLPVSTREFLTLLEALEARVVSLSIDDFHTLARATLVKDEQHFDRFDLAFGSYFKGVDAIFDIRAKIPEEWLKREFMRTLSEEDKRMVEALGGLDKLMERFKERLAEQRKRHAGGSKWIGTGGTSPFGAYGYHPEGIRIGQSEGGSRRAVKVWDAREFANLDGDVELNTRNLKVALRRLRKFAREGVPEELDLDGTIEGTARNAGWLDLKLQPERRNRVKVLLFLDVGGSMDPHVEACEQLFSAAKSEFRHLEHFYFHNCIYDHVWRDNQRRRSERTSTLELIRTYGPDWRVVIVGDAAMSPYELLETHGSVEYDNDEPGLAWLTRLFEHFRHRIWLNPEPPRAWEYTRSTQIVLKTLGPRMFPLTLSGVAEGIDALRK; this is translated from the coding sequence GTGCTCGTCGACTTTTTCCTGCACCTCAAGTCGTTCCGGCTGCCGGTCAGCACGCGGGAATTCCTGACGCTGCTCGAGGCGCTCGAGGCGCGCGTCGTCTCGCTGTCGATCGACGACTTCCACACGCTCGCGCGCGCGACGCTGGTGAAGGACGAGCAGCACTTCGACCGCTTCGACCTCGCGTTCGGCAGCTACTTCAAGGGCGTGGACGCGATCTTCGACATCCGCGCGAAGATCCCCGAGGAGTGGCTGAAGCGCGAGTTCATGCGCACGCTCTCCGAGGAGGACAAGCGCATGGTCGAGGCGCTGGGCGGCCTCGACAAGCTGATGGAGCGCTTCAAGGAGCGGCTCGCCGAGCAGCGCAAGCGTCACGCCGGCGGCAGCAAGTGGATCGGCACCGGCGGCACGAGCCCGTTCGGCGCCTACGGCTACCACCCGGAAGGCATCCGCATCGGGCAGTCGGAGGGCGGCTCGCGCCGCGCGGTCAAGGTGTGGGACGCGCGCGAGTTCGCGAACCTCGACGGCGACGTCGAGCTCAACACGCGCAACCTCAAGGTCGCGCTGCGGCGCCTGCGCAAGTTCGCGCGCGAGGGCGTGCCGGAGGAGCTCGACCTCGACGGCACGATCGAGGGCACCGCGCGCAACGCCGGCTGGCTCGACTTGAAGCTCCAGCCCGAGCGGCGCAACCGGGTGAAGGTGCTGCTGTTCCTCGACGTCGGCGGGTCGATGGATCCGCACGTCGAGGCCTGCGAGCAGCTCTTCTCGGCGGCGAAGAGCGAGTTCCGCCACCTCGAGCACTTCTACTTCCACAACTGCATCTACGACCACGTGTGGCGCGACAACCAGCGCCGCCGCAGCGAGCGCACCTCGACGCTGGAGTTGATCCGCACCTACGGCCCCGACTGGCGCGTCGTCATCGTCGGCGACGCGGCGATGAGTCCCTACGAACTCCTCGAGACGCACGGCAGCGTCGAGTACGACAACGACGAGCCGGGACTCGCGTGGCTCACGCGCCTGTTCGAGCACTTCCGGCACCGCATCTGGCTCAATCCGGAGCCGCCGCGCGCGTGGGAGTACACGCGCTCGACGCAGATCGTGCTGAAGACGCTCGGGCCGCGGATGTTCCCGCTGACGCTCTCCGGCGTCGCGGAAGGCATCGACGCGTTGCGCAAGTAG
- a CDS encoding prenyltransferase has protein sequence MNATRRLFGPMRVPFLALTVVCVGLGIATAHQATGEVAWRHAALALIAALAAHVSVNALNEYLDFRSGLDLRTARTPYSGGSGTLPADPSAAPIALAVAVLALVVAVSSGLWLVAERGRALVPLGVMGVALVLAYTTWLTRHPVACLIAPGLGFGPLVVVGTHIAAAERYDAIAGVAALVPFFLVDALLLLNQFPDVEADRIAGRRHAPIAWGRPRAARVLAALYALAYATILAAAVVWNALPLPCLLGLLTSPLALLVTRDAVKHADDPAALAPALGRNAIVCLSTPALVALGLVL, from the coding sequence ATGAACGCGACCAGGCGTCTGTTCGGTCCGATGCGCGTGCCGTTCCTCGCGCTCACCGTCGTGTGCGTCGGGCTCGGCATCGCGACCGCCCATCAGGCGACCGGGGAGGTCGCGTGGCGCCACGCCGCCCTGGCATTGATCGCCGCGCTCGCGGCACATGTCAGCGTCAACGCGCTGAACGAGTACCTCGACTTCCGCAGCGGGCTCGACCTTCGCACTGCGCGCACGCCGTACTCGGGCGGGAGCGGCACGCTTCCCGCCGATCCTTCGGCCGCGCCGATCGCGCTGGCGGTCGCGGTGCTCGCGCTCGTCGTGGCGGTCTCGAGCGGCCTGTGGCTGGTGGCCGAGCGGGGGCGGGCACTCGTTCCGCTCGGCGTCATGGGAGTCGCGCTCGTGCTCGCGTACACGACCTGGCTCACGCGCCACCCGGTCGCCTGCCTGATCGCGCCCGGCCTGGGATTCGGGCCGCTCGTCGTCGTCGGAACGCACATCGCGGCCGCGGAGCGCTACGACGCGATCGCCGGCGTCGCCGCGCTCGTACCGTTCTTCCTGGTCGACGCGCTGCTGCTGCTCAACCAGTTTCCCGACGTCGAGGCGGACCGCATCGCCGGCCGGCGCCACGCGCCGATCGCGTGGGGTCGGCCACGCGCCGCGCGGGTGCTCGCGGCGCTGTACGCGCTCGCCTACGCGACGATACTCGCCGCCGCCGTCGTCTGGAACGCTTTGCCCTTGCCGTGCCTGCTGGGGTTGCTCACCTCTCCGCTCGCGCTCCTGGTGACGCGTGACGCCGTGAAGCACGCCGACGATCCGGCGGCGCTCGCGCCGGCCCTGGGCCGCAACGCGATCGTGTGCCTCTCGACGCCGGCCCTGGTGGCGCTCGGCCTCGTCCTCTGA
- a CDS encoding GNAT family N-acetyltransferase, producing MARFIEPVTLKGRHATLEPLAATHADSLAAAASDGELWRLWYTGVAAPDRMTQYVAAALDMRERLGAMPFVVRDASGAVSGCTRYFNVDAANRRLEIGHTWYAKRVQRTAVNTECKLMLLTHAFETLGCIAVEFRTHWFNFASREAIARLGAKQDGVLRNHQLLADGSRRDTVVFSIIDGEWPAVKRHLSFQLDKPR from the coding sequence ATGGCGCGTTTCATCGAGCCGGTCACGTTGAAGGGGCGCCATGCGACGCTCGAGCCGCTTGCGGCAACGCACGCCGATTCGCTCGCGGCGGCGGCCTCCGACGGCGAGCTGTGGCGGCTCTGGTACACCGGCGTCGCCGCGCCGGACCGGATGACGCAGTACGTGGCGGCGGCGCTCGACATGCGCGAGCGCCTGGGCGCGATGCCGTTCGTGGTGCGCGACGCGTCCGGCGCCGTCTCGGGGTGCACGCGCTACTTCAACGTCGACGCCGCGAACCGCCGCCTCGAGATCGGGCACACCTGGTACGCGAAGCGCGTCCAGCGCACCGCGGTGAACACCGAGTGCAAGCTGATGCTGCTCACGCACGCGTTCGAGACGCTCGGCTGCATCGCGGTCGAGTTCCGCACGCACTGGTTCAACTTCGCGAGCCGCGAGGCGATCGCGCGGCTCGGCGCGAAGCAGGACGGCGTGCTGCGCAACCACCAGCTCCTCGCCGACGGGTCGAGGCGCGACACCGTGGTGTTCTCGATCATCGACGGCGAGTGGCCGGCGGTGAAGCGGCACCTCAGCTTCCAGCTCGACAAGCCGCGCTGA